The Gossypium hirsutum isolate 1008001.06 chromosome D02, Gossypium_hirsutum_v2.1, whole genome shotgun sequence region GTAAAGCCCGAGTCAATGTATGTATGGTCAAGCAGCCCCCTTAAACCCTTGCAGAAAGCTTAAAATTTCCTCGTTATAATACCCAAGTCCCGGTTTTGATAATTTCGTTCTCATCAAATAGTATTTCTAAAAGTAGTGCTTTTTTACTTTCATCAATTGAGACCGATGCAGCATGTGGTTTCTTCTGGACTAAGCAAAGCATGGATACAGACATAAATAACATGTTCTATATGATAAATACGAAGAAAGTAAAAATAGAAGCAGTTGTATCTATGAAAAGATCTACACAATTCGATGCTTAAATGAAGTCGAAGTTTCGGATCTTACTTGTCCCTTCAGGATGGAAGTCAGTTTCAACTTTTGCCTCAGTAATAGAAACTTCATTCTCTTAAGAGTGATGGAATGCAGCAGTTCCGATATTGTTACCCACACATTCCACAGATTTTTCTGCTACAAAAGAAGGAACATTCACCATGAACATACCGGACTTATTAGAGAGCATCACGAAAGTGATAACCccaaattcacaaatttatttTCCGAACCGGCTATTGCATAGAAAACCTAGCCATTCATGCTCATTGTATAGCAAAACCCTGCAGCTCAACTTTAGTACTAGCTCATATTATTAGCAAGTAACGAAACTAACCAATCATTAATCGCATTTACCATTCAAAAACATGACCATTATATGCAAGAACTATGCTGTCACTTGCAGTACAAGTAATCTTTATAGTAAAATAGTTGGGTTCGGCTTGTTTGACAAACTATTACAATGAAGTAAATCGAAAAATTCATCATCGAACATCTTTGGCAACAACAAGATGGACAAGGAGGATTAACCATACCTCTGCACTGAGTTCCTGCACCATGAAAGTAGCTTCGGCCCTTGCATTCGCGAATCTCCATTGCAAAAAACGGTTATAAAGAAGTCTCAACGTGTGTGCATCGACAATCCGATCCTCCCCCATTCTCCCTCTCCGAATATCAGCAGAAAAGCTGAGAATTGAAGgagaattaaccgaattaccaagCATCTGACCACCACCAACTGCATTTCTCACCCGAGCAGGACTTAGCCCCCTTAAAGGAGACGAAGCCGAAGACGTCCAAAGCTTACTAGGAGAAGCAGGTCTAGTACTACCTAAACTTTTTGGAGCACTGATTCTAGACCCGGGGCTCGTAAACAACGGTGAACCTGGATCCTGCAACCGCCTTAACCGGCTATTCGTTTCTTGCCAAAACCGAGCAGATACAAGGATATTATGGGAATCATTCCTCCCTTTGGAAACCCCATTTCCTCCATTGGTGCTACCAGATGACACACTATCAGTATCAGATGCAGTGAGATCATAAGAAACCTCATTTACATAATTGGCATCAAGCATTAATGATTGTTGCAATGACTTAACCATCACTGCACCAGATCCGAGCATTTTCCTTTCACCATAACAATCCAAGCTCCTCGACAGCGGATTCGAACCCGAACCCGAACCCGAATTCGAATTCCCTTCCCGGGTTCTCCCCGGCCAACGGTGCCTATCCACCGGTTTTGAGTTCTCAGCGTGATCTCTCACTGGAGTAGTTTTACGCCTCTCGGGAGTTACTGCTTTCCTAGTACAACCCACTTGGGGCTTAGCCTTACTAACCGGAATCGAAAACGACTCACCTTGAAACGAAACGGATAAGCTCCTCGATGAAGTGATTAACATCTTGGTAGCAGCTGATAATTCAGTGGACACCTGGTCACCAGGCCGCCTCCGGTCCACGGATTGAGACCGTTTAGGAAGCACCGTCGCCGTTTTATTCCCCGTCGTCGCCACCGCTGTCGTATTAGTAGAACGGGAAAGAAGAGGAGAAGGGAATCTCGTCGGCAACTTGGCTGCTGCTGCCGCCGCCATTGTTGTTGAAGGAGACAAGTACCGTGAAGGAACTTGTCTACCTCTGGGTTTTCTTTTAACGGTGGAGCCATTATCGTTAAGAGGAGACCATTTTTTCGGGGTGTCTTCGTGATGGGTACTTTCTGGGGGAGTTTGTGAATGAGAAAATGCAGCCACCATCATCATTAGAGACTGCCAAAAAGGAAATTAATCTTCTCTTCTACATTTCCTTGGAAAGAAAATTCTCAGTATTAACAACCATGGGTCTTCCTTTTCATGGCTGATAAACCtgaaaaatgatcaaaatatacAAGATTTTAAGCAATTCTCACGATAATGGAGAAGAACCCATAAAGGGATTCCAAATGATTCTGCATTTAAACTCCAATAGCAGTGAAAAACCCACAAAGATTTTCTGGGTTTTCTAAGATACTGAAGAAAATAGTATGTATGAGGTGAGATTTGGaagaagaaaaactaaaaaaagagtTCTTATGAATCTTTGGAAAGATGTTTAGGTTAATTAGTTATTCATAAATTATATTTGAGTTCTAATGAATTGAAAGCATTATAAATGAAACTTTATGGTGTAAAATCATATAGAAATCCATTCAGAAActgattataaaataataaacttgcttcttctttttcccttaatTTTTCAGATTTCTCGATAAATCAATCTCATAACTATTTCAGGTTAACTGTCCCCATTCCCATTCTTTAAAAACTTGAatacattttattcttttgaaattaattaGTATTGGGTATGGTAGGTACATCAATTGAATACTTATGTTTACAATGTTTGATGCAATTACTTGGTTTTTGGTTTATATTTTAAtcgtttaattttaaaaaattaaaaaataattattaaattatttgaattttttttttaaatcaccaaattattaaaattgttattgtatGATCTTTTTTATTTGCACCGCATGCATCAATCGAAAGTTTTCATTCCCTTTTTCTTCTatagtttagtatttttttttataaaacaagttTGAACGTCACGAATCTGCAAAGCAAAATCAAAACAGTTTTCCTCTCCGATCTTCTGCATTGACCACCAAATCGACTTGGAGTTAATGTATGTTCTTCTATTCGTTGATGGGTACTTATCCATCGTACCGATCGTCGAATCATTACTTGGAGCTCACTAGCCTggcttatgaaaaaaaaaactcaacacTCCGGTGACTTAAATGAAGACTCTTGAATAGTTTAGTAactattttataacattttgaaCTTAAGTGAACCTTAACAtatatttactaataatttaatatttttgggtgtagtttacccttacaAAATAACAATGTATCAAATATAAAATAGACagatctcaaaattatacatgaactttgattttgtgtaattatacAGACGAAATTTTGATCGTGGTTCAAATGCATAaatgaaactttgattttaattcaattataaatatttaaagaaacgaagaaattgatttatttttatattggataaattcAATTGTCTGTGTatgcaataaaatataaaatgatgatatatcgataattatattaaaagtttgtaaaaattatatcagattaaaatttcatttataaaattatatattaaattaaaatttatataaaattataaaataatgagAATATATAATCTTATTATTGTAAGTATGAAATAGAAGAGATAAATGATGAATGCCAATgttatattttacaactttttgtATAAAATCtctaaaagtaaaattatatgaATATGAAGATGacctttcaaaattaaatttttgttttcttttttgtagTACAAAAATTGAGTACTTTTCAATCACATTAAGCAACTGTCTACTTCTTCAATTTGAAGCATACATCAATGAGGACCATGAATTatttaggggaaaaattataaatattaaaattacacattaatttcagtttaatgtgtaatttgatatataaaatttaatctgATATAATTATACacgtaaatttttttatcatgatttatatatacacaatcaaaattttgttttgatttcaaaAACGTTGATGATGTTATTAGCcttttgtgaaaattgaatcaaattacacaaaatcaaagttcatgtatggCATTCAAATTACACGTTgaactgaaattttttatatagtttttttatatttacccATTAGTTATAAAATGTAagttttgttatttaaattttttttttacattctcATAGTTAAATTTGGATGAGACTGGAcctaaatttaaaatatcatgtTTACAAGTTTGATCTAATTTGAACCGAATAAACATAGGTGAagctagaaaaaaaaaatttaggggagGCTAGATTTAGGTTA contains the following coding sequences:
- the LOC107908850 gene encoding QWRF motif-containing protein 2 isoform X1, with translation MMMVAAFSHSQTPPESTHHEDTPKKWSPLNDNGSTVKRKPRGRQVPSRYLSPSTTMAAAAAAKLPTRFPSPLLSRSTNTTAVATTGNKTATVLPKRSQSVDRRRPGDQVSTELSAATKMLITSSRSLSVSFQGESFSIPVSKAKPQVGCTRKAVTPERRKTTPVRDHAENSKPVDRHRWPGRTREGNSNSGSGSGSNPLSRSLDCYGERKMLGSGAVMVKSLQQSLMLDANYVNEVSYDLTASDTDSVSSGSTNGGNGVSKGRNDSHNILVSARFWQETNSRLRRLQDPGSPLFTSPGSRISAPKSLGSTRPASPSKLWTSSASSPLRGLSPARVRNAVGGGQMLGNSVNSPSILSFSADIRRGRMGEDRIVDAHTLRLLYNRFLQWRFANARAEATFMVQELSAEQKNLWNVWVTISELLHSITLKRMKFLLLRQKLKLTSILKGQIAHLEAWAVLDRDHSSSLLGATEALKASTLRLPIVGKAIVDIQNLKDAVGSAVDVMHAMASSICSLSSKVKEMNSLVNELVSVAANERILLEQCKEHLSTLAAIQVNECSLRSHIILLNRVPTTGCLTTHA
- the LOC107908850 gene encoding QWRF motif-containing protein 2 isoform X2 codes for the protein MMMVAAFSHSQTPPESTHHEDTPKKWSPLNDNGSTVKRKPRGRQVPSRYLSPSTTMAAAAAAKLPTRFPSPLLSRSTNTTAVATTGNKTATVLPKRSQSVDRRRPGDQVSTELSAATKMLITSSRSLSVSFQGESFSIPVSKAKPQVGCTRKAVTPERRKTTPVRDHAENSKPVDRHRWPGRTREGNSNSGSGSGSNPLSRSLDCYGERKMLGSGAVMVKSLQQSLMLDANYVNEVSYDLTASDTDSVSSGSTNGGNGVSKGRNDSHNILVSARFWQETNSRLRRLQDPGSPLFTSPGSRISAPKSLGSTRPASPSKLWTSSASSPLRGLSPARVRNAVGGGQMLGNSVNSPSILSFSADIRRGRMGEDRIVDAHTLRLLYNRFLQWRFANARAEATFMVQELSAEKNLWNVWVTISELLHSITLKRMKFLLLRQKLKLTSILKGQIAHLEAWAVLDRDHSSSLLGATEALKASTLRLPIVGKAIVDIQNLKDAVGSAVDVMHAMASSICSLSSKVKEMNSLVNELVSVAANERILLEQCKEHLSTLAAIQVNECSLRSHIILLNRVPTTGCLTTHA